CAACAGAGTCTCAATAGATGAGGCAGTGAAGAAGGGCACCTTAGATGCACGCACTGCGCAGAAGTTACGAGATGTTAGCGCATACTCAAAATACCTCACATGCCCTAAAACCAAGCTTAAGATCTCTTACAAGGATGCTATGGAAAGAAGCATGACAGAGGAGGGGACTGGTCTGCGACTACTTGAAGCATCATCCCAATCAAGCAAAGGCCTCTACAGTCCCTATAGCGTCAGCGGGTCAGGCTCTGCTTCTGGGTCACTGTCTGGCTCAAGAACTGGCTCCAGGTCAGGCTCCAGAAGAGGCAGTTTTGATGCCACTGGTTCAAGTTTCTCAACAagcttctcttctccttcctacAGTTCGCCAAGCTATGGCCGCCGATACTGATGAGTTTGAAAGTTAAGGAATGGTTTTCTAAGGGAAGGATACACTATAAAGCCACAGTGCTCACCAGATGCCTACTTCTCAGTGGAATAAGGACTACCTTTATTCTGCTCTGCATGTGGTGGTTACAGgagttttaatatttaattttatacaAGTTGAATATTTGTTTATCGTATGTGTCACATTTACTTTCCGTTATGTTTATGCTATATTATCAGACTTTCTGATTACCGTACTGTAAGCAGCATATACAAGAGCTGTTTATTACTTCCAAAAAATTTAAGTGTACGTGATATCTTTTTTGGTTTTTAATATCATAAACATTTACTGTTCTACACACAAGATTCTATTTACAATATTGTGAGTGTTGCACTAGAACCGAAACTGTTAAGGCAAAAACAAATTGGgtgtaaaaaactaaatcctgtacatgtgtatatttTCTGAATATTGGAGAAAAGAAATTAGCTAAAGAAAGATAAATGCCACTCTGCAGAGCAGAATGAGGAGTCTCCCGAAGATGAATAAACACTAAAAGTGTCTGCTTTAAGAATGCCAAGCTTCAAGATCTTTTCTCTCCTGGGCTACTATGCTGCCTCATATACTCTCCCAATATGTACTCCATTCCCAGTTGTCTGTCATATAACCTGGAGCTACAGCAACATGCTAACCTTGTAAAAATGAACCTCAAAGTGCAAGCTACCATTAATGGAAGGATCATGTCCATTAACACCATCTGACAGTTCTGGAAttacacatccacacacatccAACTCAAGACCAACACATACAAGTCCCTGCCTACCTGAACACTTTAAAAAGGTACGTTATTTAATCATGTCTCAATTTAGTGCAATTTCTTGGTACGTTGTGTCATTTAATGTCTGAAATCCTAAACTCTAATGTTGATGTTCAATGTTGAATTGCTCTGTTTCAGATTTTGTCTTCACGGTTCATCTCATCTCCAGCTCTTAGCTCAGATGTCTTCCAGAGACTTGTGGCATTCATTTGGACTGTGACCTTCACTGTAATCAATGGTTGTCTGCAacagtacagaaacacacatgctcatatGACATTTCACGAGATTATCATTTTGAAACTTGCATCTAATCTTGAACTCATTTAAAGGCCTAAACTATGCTTTGTAAGTGCCTGCAAAATACTCTTAAACACTTAAATGAGATGTTGAGTATTATATAACTGGGGCAGTGGCTACATTGTAAACTGGCTAATGCATGTCTGAAAGAGCAATGCTACCTATATTGGTATAAAAGTGATCAGGTAAGCGTTTTTAGAGTCCTGTCCAGTACAGTACGTCACAAtctaacaaaaaaataacagtTAATTTCATTGTCATAAATCTGGTCGTCACACAGGGCTTACATGTATGGTTTGAATGTTTAATAGCTAGATTTacattatttgaatatttttccCTACACAGACAAGtcataatatatactgtatgtactataCATTGATGATTATATAGAGCACATTTGCTAAAAGCCATGAACTAACATTTCTTTGAGAAAGATCTTTAAGCTTTGCCACCAGACCCAGTATTTGTATTTTCCACAACATGTActtgttttgattttaattcTCCTTTGTAAAACACATATGAtctatatcattttattttcgtACTCTATATTTCTGCTTCGCATGATTtactaacatttaaaaaggtgcaaaaacaaaatagttGTATCCattaaagcttttgttttattgttgcgTTTCAAAAGGTTTGAAGGATGTATTTTAATGAGGGTTGTCAAGCCTTGTTGAAAAGggtgtatttataataaaatggtGACAAGGAATTTTATTGTAACACCTTATGCTATGTAAATAAAcatggaaattaaatgtttttttctcaagtttattcattttaaaatgtcgaCAAATCCTGTTTGCTTTAAATCTGATGATTTACAGGTCTTTAAGTTTGTGTCAAATAATAATAGATTAATTTGAATGAACACAGATTACTAGATAAATGTGTGGTGTTTAATTAACTAGCCAAAAACAAATAACTTTACCTTTGAGGTTCCATGTTTCCTTGCATTATTTTACAAAGAAGCCACCTTTAAGTTTATTGGTTTTGATATTCTGTACATGGCACAAAAAGACAATATGAATATCTATTaacacagtggtggaagtatTCAGTTATGTTACTAAAACTAAAGTATTAATTataatgtgaaaatactccattacaagtagtAGTACCAGTAAAagtatcagcaaaatgtactcaaagtaCTCATTCGGCAAAAATAGTCCCTGTCAGTGTGATTATgttctatattattataattgctCATTTTAATActattaatgagtttatattGGACAACCTGCTCATATGGACTTCATGTACAATCTGCATAAATATAGTTaaaacctcttacagtgtgggtgaatttacccgaaaatacctaaaaacgacatactaaattaaattaaaagctgctcttcaaccgtttgcaccatatgcatgattgtggtctcattcaaaagataactctcttattgttcttgcaaaacagtcagAATTTCTCaagcttctggcactgagtaatagtggtctaaatttgaagaaaataaactctgtctgaaatttttgttgaaaaagatgcctgaagatgtctAGATCTGGTAGgcatgagctggaaaacacaataggaacatagcatcaagtattttcaagttcaggttcaaatttcagaacaaaaacaacatattagacaggtttttctaagagcaACACCAGGCATTTCCAAGCtgagcaatttggagatattataatatttattgataaaatattatttgtattgctcataaataactattatatacccagaTTCCCTGTCAGtggtaatgacacagagtaagtgaagtataaacactttttttgtaatatattttttcttttctttttttttctgaacttgaatataataaatacaattttaaaatataaataacatttgtaaaaaacaacaacattgaaaTAGGTATCAAGATGTTCCGgttttcattggctacacaatacgccagtcatcgggagactcggttgctattggcttggtctgtaaacaaaagaagagggctggcacttccttatcaagttgacactcattggctattgaaggctgtagataaggcatggaagctccaattggctcaaatgaggtgtcaatcgaacgctTAGAGGCCGGTCTCCATTTTGGATTCATGCGCTGGAATAAAGTTTATACCtagtataaaaagaaaatcacacacatcgatcagctgatttcaaagattgcaacagctgtttatgggcttttatcgatgtgacgatgttgaCGATTAATATATTTTGACTGGAATGGATgtattggacctttggcaatgacacaggagtatttttttttattattattactgattacaggattattatgaggctttataggtgagttggctcaatgttatgattttgattttgagtttgcttgctagtttgaggtgctgtttgtacctgctgttgtgattgtgatctcaaaaccgttttgctcactaaatacaCAAGATTCTACGCTTTCTAACGATGTATGGCACTGGGCAAAAGTgaagacattattattattattaaaaaaatgttttttcttcccaTGAATGAAAATTATGCTTTTTATACAAAGTTCAGACTGGGTCATGTGAAAAGGGGGGCTCTTATTAATTTATCCGAAATACAACGAATTTTAGTTTTCAATCAGCAGGAAACATGTGCCGACACCATGGGATCATCGTCCCACAGGGGGAAAGTACTGCCCGTTTCTCAAATGTGACTGCTGGAAGCAGTGGTGGGCGGATCGATCTAAAATATCGATGTATtgataccaacgttggtatcggTATTGATCAATACTTGCGTGATGAGATCGATACCAAATTGTGCAGTATCGCCCACCCCTACTGGCCATGGGCCAATACTGTCATTTTCCCACGCATGAAAATGATACATTGTATACAAAGTTCAGACTGGGTCATGTGAGAAGGGGGGCTCTTAGTCAGGCGGtaaacttttacatttagcCGAAATACAACGTATTTTAGTTTTCAAAAGGAAACATGTCCTTATCCAAAAATCAACTGACGGTAGCCGCCGCCGAGCAACCACGACAGCCGAAATGCACCCGGTGCCGACACCATGGGATCATCGTCCCGCAGAAGGGTCACGTGAAGTGCTGCCCGTTTCTCAAATGTGACTGCAGCAAGTGCTTTCTCATCACACTGCGGACTCGCATCACGGCCGTCCAGCGAAATCTGAGAAAAGTCCAAAATAAAGAGCAGGGTCCCCGGACCCACACTGTCAGCCTGGTGAAACAAGCGGCTGAGGGGACTTGTACCGCCTCGGCCCCGGGTGGAGGACTGTTGTGTCCCCCAACGGATGGGGCCCCTGAGCGGGCCGCCACCACCGTCTGGAGCCCTCACGATCCCCGGAGCAGAGCTGCCCGGGGACGAGAGAATGTGGCCGGGATGGACAGCGGGAAGGTGCTATCCTTCGCTTCTCGCGAGAAAGGGCCATGTACACCTATCGGTAAGTCATGTATCCCACTCAGTtcattataatgtgtttaacATGTCCATCGAAACAACTCCAAGTTAGCTTCACTGAGATGTTATTGTAAGATAAATATTGAACTTACAATCAGAACCGAAGAAGAGAGTAGCTAACTTAACAACAAACCAATAAATGATGACCCACTTggagcaacaaaaacacattttgaaataaaaaatgtcacatAGTGTATTTGCCTACATGAGCAGGGATATGAGTAAAACTATACACTTCGGAATTTTCTATCTAAATGTACAGTTTTGTAATTTGTGAGTTAAAAATGAAAAGCTTTATAGAGACCAGGTAAGACCATTCATCTAGCACGAGCATGAGTTTTATTGCAAttcataattatttaaaaagaaaaacactacCGAATGCTGTGATGCCATTAACGGCCATTTAACACCTGCAGCTCAGTCGAACAATTATGCGCGTGGAGCAAGCTGTGCAGCTGGCACAGGGACACGCGCACACACCGCGCGCACACACTATGAGGAGGAGAATGGCGCGAAAACCGAGGGAGAGTTTgctgaatctttttttttttttttaaaggaccaTATATAATCAAATCACTTTTAAATACTATCTTTACATCTAAATACTTAAGAGTAATAATTATATctgtgcaaaaatgtttttttacatagCAGTTTatacaaagtgaaaacagatCAAAACATTTTATGTAATTAATGTGATTAATTGAGAAAGTAATTGgcaaattaataataatgtaataatcagTTGCAGCCCAAGTACTGTTATTGTGTATATTATAGAGAGAAAATCCCCCCTCACCTATAAAACACCAGTctaaaacaataaaaggaaTCTTTAAGAAGATTTTGATGTTAATAAACGTAGCTGATAATGTCTAACCTTTCCTTCCAGATGGCCCTTACTTCGGTGAATTTGGTCAGACTGCACCTCTGCCTGTTTTTCCCTTCCCATTCAGGATGTCAGGTCATTACCCCGGCTGCTACGTGCCGTGTCCAAACATCCCGTTGAACATGCCGTGGCCGCCACCCGTGCCTGCTGGGCTTTACAATGATGGCCTCCGTGGACCCCTGATGTTCCACTACTTCCAGTCGGGCGCTGCACATTACCCACCTTCACCAGTGCCCGGGCCTCCAGCTGTAAGTGGCTGTtcctctttgaaaaaaaaataggccatCTGAGAAGTGAAATAAACTGCTATTATGACCATGCATTTGTTTAATATGGCAGGATTGCAGACAGGTCTTCTTCACTCTTCAACCGCCCCCCCTGCCAGAGGCCTTTCAGGAGGATCTGATGTTCAGGcatctcctgcagcctcctccaaACACACGGAGCAGGACATAGACGAGCTGGACTACAGCACAGTGAGAGATATTATAGGGGGACTAGATTATATTATCCAGGCTATTTCCTCCAGGTTCTTTGCAGTTTGTTGGCAAATATCTGTTTTTGTCCTGCTTCGTACCAAACAAACATGGGTCGACTACAGTCCTGTTCAGATTGCTGGCATGAATGTTTCTGCACGCTGTTGGTTGTGATGTGTAGATATTTATAATTGTGGCATTGTTCATAAAAGGAGCCAGCTGATGAAGCCACAATTAATTTGTATTTCTAGttttagaataataaaaaataaactcaatTGCAAATGTCCTCATTGTATTAGTACATCAGTGCTGTTATAAATAAGCCCTCTGCTTGTGCAGCAGTGCAACATACATTTGTTCTGTGTACTTACATAACAGTGGACAAGCCTTTTTTTGTTGGCAATGTAAGTTtgcaaagaaaaaggaaagttgGTCGAGTTTATCTTTTCATATCCatcctttttgctttttttcagcAGACAGGAACAGTGCGGGGATTTAATCACACACTGGAGGTAACAAGGGCGTAACATTTGGTAGAGACATGTCTCTTAATATCCAGAGACTGAATTGACCATTGCAATAATTtagataaaatatttttaatcataatgtgaagtaaataaactcctgattgtattgtgtcacatttaatgattatcacacgAAAATATGAAGATCAACATAGGACGTTTttagtagagtgggagagttcatattcatataaaaatgctgcctggcctagtgcaaagtgtatttgcgtttaaaacacttcttcaaaacggagaattagcgcatttcccctctctgctaaaagcaagcggacaagccgaaatgcaacattggttgaaaccctgcacgaaaactttgcgacccggttccatgatctacagctgaaaaggtgacagattacgttcctcgtcgacccttttaatgctgagacggactgtttgaaatcCCCGCtagtgcatacctgtcaacattggctctccaacagctctcagccaccaatgtaaacgtaaacacataagggacattcaggaaatacatgtttatttaaagtatgtattattgtacagacatgtttataagatttatgtattttatttgatgagttattatcatcaatttatttgatgatggatgagttgtgtggcttttgtttcccccacgaggacttcctcgtgatgtcagagtctggaaacacgtccgcgacactgcgactgaaatcaccgcagaagctgaaggctacattatctttggcgcaaagcatcgacatctttccctcagctttggtcacttggtttgcctccaacacagttcttgtcacacatgaagtcattgacagtgtatgttttgtgcctcttggcgtgcttgtgcttggacgatttttcttgctgctaacatctgaatggcacactttacaaaaagcacgagtttgcccgactgtcaggtacttgcataaagttttaacttgtttggcaggtacagctgcgtctccatctatctcccggtcactgtgactctcatcatatgttcgtcgtcttcttctgtgttattgttcctgttttcttcttctgtgtttactggcggataacgtttttcagctaaagttaaacataatactgccacctgctctaccggaggacactttacactttttttaattaggtctattttttttctgaaaggttaaaaatacgggataattacaggaATAACGGGAGGATTGACAGGTAtgcgctagtcacggacgaggcgatggcccagttggagatgattgaactttctgaggaagactgactgaaacctgttctgagggaagggacccttgagttctggaaaactgtgccaatggaaaaaattatcccaatgtcaaacgggctgcactcaagctactatcaatgtttgggtcaacgtacgtctgtgagtcggtgtgtTCTACCCTGAAACAAGTGAAATCAAAGTATCCATCTGCTCTGACTGACACAcgtgtgaaagaattgcttcgagtgaccacaacggaatacaagtcagatttgaggaggattgttcgaggcaaggaatgtcagaagtcccactaatttaaagaagcaacatgcataggaagataaaacacactgagagtttgtgtgagagtgcacacaatgttcattgttgataataactggcctctgaacactggtaggagaggtttaattcaatttctctcaatattatggtgtgtgacatttacaataaatctgtctgagcagagtgtgtgtgtgtgtgtgtgtgtgtgtctttgggagggagggtctttgagtgtgtgtgtgtgtaaagttttagattttaatttagtctgtgtgagagagagaggggaggaagagagtgagggagcacagagaaaggctgagaacaaaagcgagaagggggggggggggggtgcacatatgtgactgtgtgtatgatgtggctctttgcagtaacatagtaacatttttggctcttaacctctgacttgTTGGCCACCCCTGATCTGGGGGATCCTGCGATGATTgatgggggagggggagatAGTAAGCACAGTTATGCTGCATGGTTGTATTGTATTTTGAAGACCTTtctctaatctttgctttttttgtgaaatattggataGTTGTATCTCTTTGAGCCttaaacagttatttaaatcaACCGTCTGAGAAGTTTAGAGATGAGGAACTGCTAACAACTCAGAGACATTGGAAAAAGGGTGAAGCATCCACTGCTGACCCTTTGGTATATGATGGTTACACTTCACCTCAGGCAAATACGTTGtgttgacatttattatcttcaCTTTACAAATATTCAGAGATACATTTCAGCCTTCCAAACAGCATTTAGATCATCATGGACACCCAAGTTCATTGTTTAAAACTAGATTAAATAAGTTGTAGATAATAGCTGCTCTCAGCTTTTTCACTGTTGTAGGAAATGAAGCAATAATTTGCATAACTGGACTATggcatgaaaaaaacaattatatctatatgtctgtctcacatttgaaatttgtgaaatctttgaaatcagTCATTTTGCtatttaatgtgttaatgttaatgtaaaaaatgaactgtaatgaacGGTAATGTAATGTGTTAGTGAAGCTTCTGAAGTACAACATTGTGTTATGTTCTACTGCTTGTATAGTGAAATGATTGATTGTGTTTATGAGCCGTTTCTCACAGGAGAATGAGGAATCAACACCTAACTAAGCAGAGCTCTGACTGCATTGTCagaattattcttttttaatctgACATGAATCCAAAGATCTGCAAGACACAGCGCTGTGTGGTTTTGTAAAGTTCCTAAGCTTATATGTACACGGTATGACTTCCGCAAATACATGACAGTGCACGTTGTCCCTGTACCACACCCTTAACTCTGAGAACCTGTGTGCTGCCATTTTGAGTCTTCCTCTGATGTTTtgaatgcagacacacaaacacgctctctctctcacctggcAGTCACTGCAGGGCAAATTGGGCATCAATATTGGATTATTTTGTCGTGGAAATTCTATtaacaaagatgatcaaaagatACAAAGTTTGTCTTTAAGTATCTTATTATAAAGAAGGCTTTCTGCAGAAGGGATCAGAGCATACAGCACGAAGAACTGTCAAACAATGATACTGTGTGAAGGTCTCATCTTTATACACCTGAGGGGTCAGGAATAGGGCAAGGTAAATACACTGTTGAGACAATAGTTAATCAGTTTGGACATTTGTCTGTCGAACACAGCCCCACCGTCTCCTTACTAATGTACTGCTTCCCCCTACCATCAACACCTTGGACATAGAAAAAGGTCCCTCAGCCCGTACCATATGTTAAAAGAGGACAggggaaatacaaaaacagtaaaGGAATTTAAGCAATGCAGCATTTTTCCATTACACTTTACTCACatgctttattattttacagtagATCAAGAATATAAGAAgacatgtgttttaatttggggcttttaattgttttataaacACAGGAATGAAAGTCTCCAgataacatattaaaacaattaaatcatcGTCGAACAGGCAGAGGCAGTGACTCACATTGAACCCAGAATGCAACTTGATTAACAACTTTCTTATGTCTCTGTTTCTATTCCTCATATATGAGGTAGATCACCAAACTAAGCCAGGTTTAAAGTGCAGCTATGAATGTAGGCCAGTGGCATTAATGATAGTTGCCTTTTCAGGACTCAGTAACAGTGTTAGAGCTCCTCCACTGGGCACAAACAGCACATCCCTCTGTACTGTTTCTGAGAAATCATCTGATGAGTCTGGTAGGTTTCGTttctgtgttggtgtgtgacACACAGCTCTGGCAGGATTTGTAATTTTGGCACACAAAGGAAGAAAGAGCGGTCAATGGTTGTTATGTCATTTGTCCCTGCCAGGCCATCGAAGCTTCTCGTCCTCCTTGTTTTGCCACATTGtgtcaaagaaaatattttctgcaggaaaaacaatcagagATCAGACGAACAGAAGTAAAATGTCGATAATATATGACTGACAAGTCATAAATGAAGTGTGTACAATGGCATTAAATCTATAGGAAACTCCAGCACAAAAAGGACAAT
This region of Cottoperca gobio chromosome 11, fCotGob3.1, whole genome shotgun sequence genomic DNA includes:
- the LOC115015868 gene encoding LOW QUALITY PROTEIN: doublesex- and mab-3-related transcription factor 1Y-like (The sequence of the model RefSeq protein was modified relative to this genomic sequence to represent the inferred CDS: inserted 1 base in 1 codon) — translated: MSLSKNQLTVAAAEQPRQPKCTRCRHHGIIVPQKGHVKCCPFLKCDCSKCFLITLRTRITAVQRNLRKVQNKEQGPRTHTVSLVKQAAEGTCTASAPGGGLLCPPTDGAPERAATTVWSPHDPRSRAARGRENVAGMDSGKVLSFASREKGPCTPIDGPYFGEFGQTAPLPVFPFPFRMSGHYPGCYVPCPNIPLNMPWPPPVPAGLYNDGLRGPLMFHYFQSGAAHYPPSPVPGPPADCRQVFFTLQPPPLPEAFQEDLMFRHLLQPPXKHTEQDIDELDYSTVRDIIGGLDYIIQAISSRFFAVCWQISVFVLLRTKQTWVDYSPVQIAGMNVSARCWL